Part of the Wolbachia endosymbiont of Ctenocephalides felis wCfeJ genome, CTAGTTTTTTCCATTGTCTGTGATTTCAGTCCTTCAACATCTCTAGTCCCACTTTGTAGCTGGGGTAAATTAGAGAGATACCAAGGTCTCTTTTAATTTTTACATTACTTACTTTTTTTGATCCTAAATAGAAACTCTGTGCATAATCTGGTAAGGAAGAAATTTCTACTGGCTTGGGAACATCAACATTTAGAAGCTTGGCTGCGTATGCTACCACTTCAGATTGTGTAGCAGGTAAATCGTCTGCACAATTGTATATTTCACCGGGCTTTATATTTTGCATGGAAGAAAATAGGATATTCGCTATATCCTCAACGTGGATGCGAGAAAATAAATGCCCTGCTTTGTGTACATTTCTTGCCTTATTGAGTTGCAAGTCAATTAATACGTTTCTACCAGGACCATATATTCCAGCTAAACGAAAAATATGTATAGGTAATTTACTGTTTAGCCATTTCTGCTCGGATCTGAGGCGGCTTTTTCCTCTACTTTCTATAGGCTTTGTTTCGGATTCTTCTGTGACCCAATTACCAGCATGGTCACCATAAACACTAGTTGCGGACAAATAACCAAGCCACTTGATATTTTGAAAGTAGTAACCGTATCTCTCTAGCACATCATCACCATCTGGCGGAATGGAAACGAGTACATGTGTTACATCTTGAAACGTATCTTTGCCCACTTTGTTGTAATGGAAGAGATTGATGTTTTGTACGTCTTGATTTCTTGAAGTACCGCTAACTTTCCAACCTAAACTCAGTAACTTTTTAGATAGAAATTTAGCTACATATCCATAACCAAAGCAAAACAAGTGCATGGAAGTTAGTTTTTGAAATTTTTCTTGATAAACTCTACACCTAATTTTATTCCCTCTTCATTGATAATGTGTCCTAACCCGTGAATTGGGTGTCCCTCAACATTTACTCCGTTTTCCTTTAGGGCTTTGACTGCCAAGTCAAGAGAAGAAAAAGGTACCACATCATCAGCATTGCCGTGGATAACACATACATTAGGTTTTGATTTGATCTGTGTTGCAACTTTTGCAGGTGAAAGAAACCTGCCAGAATATGCAACAACCGATGCGCAAGGTTGAGAGCGAGTAAGAGCTGTGTGTATTGCAAGCATTGCTCCTTGGGAAAACCCAACTAAAGAAAGTTCTATATCTTTTAGGCCAAGCTCTTTCAATTTCATATCAATAAAATGGTTTACTATTGACGTAGCATTTTTTACTCCGTTATATAGTGCTTCTTCACTGCGATCTTCTAAACTAAACCATTGGTAGCCATCACCTATTTCTCTTTCAAACGGAGCATTGGGTGCGACAAAACATGAGTCAGGCAAAGATTTGCTCATAACTTTAGCAAGATGAACAAAGTTATCACCGCTTGATCCCCAACCATGTAAACAAACGATTAAATTTTTCTTATTGCCACTTGCACAAATTTCTGGACCTTTAAGTTCAATCATTTCTTTTCTTTTTGTGTTTATACCTTTATTTAACACTGATTCATGGATTTGTAAAAGCTATATTGAATATTTTTATTAAAGAAAAAAGGAATTGTGTAATGGTTTATTTAGATATATATTTCAGTTGAAAGCTATGGGCACTGATAATCAAATGGTTTTTAAGATCTACAAACCAACAAAAACTGCAACACAATCTGGTTTGGGTAATACACACTTTTGGTACCTAAAAACTGAGCCTGATTCTTATTACATTGAACCTCTGATGGGGTGGGTCGGTTCGAAAAATCCCAGAAAGCAAATTGTGTTAAAGTTTGATACCCTTGAAAAAGCAGTATCCTATGCAAAAAAGTGCAACGTTAAATATATAATTGAAATGCCAAAAGAGATTAAGAGAATACCAAAATCTTACGCAAGTAATTTCACATCAAAGTAAGCTTTATCGCAGAAATTAATAGTTTAGAACTTGTAGGCGCTTTACCATTCAACTTGTTCATCCGTTTTTTCTCAAATAAATAATTCTTATTGCAACGCGAACAATATCTACCATTCTAATTATAGTATATACTAGTTTAGTAATAAATTAACCAATACACATTATAATATTGATAATTGTAAATTTATTGTGAGATTTTTATGAGTGAAAACAAACACGTTTTTAAGATAGTGCCAGGGAAACAGTTAGAAACAGCCTTAGAAATATACAAAGGCAATAAAAGCGGTAATGTAATACGTGAGCTCCCCGATATCGAATATGGTGACCCTATTGATAAACCGAGAATTACTGAAGCTGCTTTTATACCATTGTATGGTAAAAGTGGTGAAGTGTTAAAATTACCAGTAAAATTTTGTACTAATGTTGGGCAGCATTCTGTTGCATCAGATATAGTAAACTGTATTGAAGAAAGGGAAGGGGATCTGAAAGCTCAATCTTATAACTGTAAATGGAAAGAAGAATTGAATAAACATGATACGAATTGCATTGAATATTGGAAAGGATATAGATGTGTGGTAGATCATGTAAATAATGAGAACTCTTTTGTATATCTTAATGGCGAACTAGTAAATATAGCATCACAACGTTTTGCTGCTAGAGAGACTCACAGTCCGCATCAATTGTACTGGCCATCTTTTCTTCTTGTGCAACCTGCAAAGTACCAATACATAACACGAGATGAGAGCGGTAAATACTATTTTTCGGACAGAGAAGGAAATATTATCGACTCACCAGATAATGAAGTGCTGCAAAAAAGCATGGCACATTGCAGCAGAGAAGAAGCAGAAGAAATAATAAATAATATACTATCTAATATATCAGATTATATATTGTCATCAAATGCATTTATTAAATTCCTCGTTAAAGGTCTCTCAGATGAACAGCTAAAAACTCTTACTAATAGTATTAATGATAAACAATTACAAGCTATAGCAAAGTATTTAACTGATGACCAGCTTCAAGCTTTAGTTGATCATTTAACCAATCACCAGCTAGAAACTCTTGCTCAAGAATTAAATGAGACAAAACTGAAAATTATCGTTCCTACTTTAAATGAAGATCAACTTGGAAGTTTAGTGAGAGGATTGGAACCGGATCAGGTAAAAAATCTTTTGCCTCACTTAAAGATGGATCAGTTTAAAGCATTTATTACAAATTTAGATCCTGAGCAGTTTACAGTGATTGTGAAAGACTTGGCTGAGCACCACCTGACAATACTTTCTAAAGAATTGGGAGTTGATCAGCTAAGAGCTCTGGTAAGTAGCCTGCAAGAAGATCAACTAAAAGATTTGGTTAATAAGCTGGATGATAGGCAGCTCGTAGCAATAGCTCAAGATTTAACTGACCCTAGCAGAATTAAAGTTATAATTGATTCCCTAATTGATCCTGAGAAACTTCAGATTCTTGCTCGCAATATGTCTGATGAACAATTTGCAAAACTTTTGAATGAGCTAAGTCCAAAAGATCTAAAGGATATTATTCATAAACTGCCTTATGAGAAGGTTATATCTGTGGCTGATCAATCGGGTAATAAAGGTCAACTTGATTCTATTGTTAGAATATTGGAGGAGAAGCTTGAAGATCAGTTCAAACAAAACAAAGAGGTTATTGAGATGCTCAAGCAAATCAAGGAGGACATGCCATACTTTGCACATAATCAAAATTTCACAGCAGAAGATGGTGATACATATCCTTATGATTCGTCAATACTTGTATAATTGAAATTTTTACTTTTTAATTTTCCATAGGAGGTCGTATGACTAAAGAAACGCAACAACTTCAAAAACCTACATTTGTCAAACCTGTGTTTACAAAACCGACAATCACTCCGCTATTTTTTGATAAAAAAGCGAATAGAGAAATTGATATCACCGGTGATGTCAACACTGCAGAGATCGATGAAAGGACGATGGTAAATGTTGTTAGATTTAAAGCTTTTTATGATAGTTTAATAAACAACATCAACGAATACAACAACAGTATAAGTTCTAGTATTGAAAATGGCGTAATAAATCCACTATCAGCAACTATAGATAGTATAGGTGCGGAAACAAAGGAAATAATGGATAAAATCAAAGAAATTGAGGGAAATATGCCATACTACTCACCAACAGAAGAGATACTATAGGTGTAAACTTAGGTGATTTTAGACAACATGTACTAAGTGAAAAAGCAATAGTCCCGCTTTTCTGTCATTCCAGCGCGTGACGCTGGAATCCAGGAGAGTTTGCTTGTAAATAAGCAAACTAATTTTGTGAATATAGAAAGTAGCTAATCTTAATTTAAAACACAACGTTTTGATGATTATGGAAAGGCTGGATCCCAGTGTCGGGGCACTGGGATGACAAGAAGAGGGCACTAGGATGAAAAGAGAAGGCTAACTTAGATGACACAAGGAACTAGTGTCGACTACTTGGATGATACCCTTCTTTATATCTTCACTAACGCATTATGTCGAGATGGCAATCCAGAAGGGCATTTTTGCACATTCCATATGGCTTCCAGTTGCATTTCTCACATGCGTAGTCAAATTTCTCTAAAGACATTTTCTCTCTAATTCTTTCTATCGCTTCGTTCCAGGTCAAAGTCTCTCCGATTTTTATCCCTAAAACTACCATATGCCTTCTATCTAGCTCTAAAACCTTAGCTTGTGTGGTACATTCACCTTGCCTGGTCTGATTTGGGCAAGCGCTGCAGATACTATCAAGATCACCAACTACCTTAATTTGAGTATTGGGATCAGTAATTACTTTACTTACTACCTTTCTATAGTTTTTTATAAAGCTCTGAGAATACCCATACCCCCGAAAAGCGAGAGTGCACATGAAATGATGAGGGCGGAACCTTATCATTTTTTCAAGTATTGTAAAGCCGCTACGAGTAGGAAAATCTTCACCAAACCAGGTAGAATAAATGGTAGAACACCAGCTACTATTGCCTGTTTCAAACCCACATGGATAGCAAGCCAACTGACACCACATATAAAAATCGTAGCTGTACCAGCCAAGCAACTTAAAGAATTGCGCATAAGTGATACACACTTAGAGCTTAACGATTCATTTACTTTGCCCATCACTATCACAGCAGCTAAAAAGCCGATTAAATATCCACCTACTGGCCTGATAAAAACGTTATAGCCACCAAGAAAATCCGCAAAAATGGGGAGTCCTGCTGCACCAAGTAATAAATATGTAAGCACAGAGTAAAATGCTGTCCCGCGGTTAAATTTAAGCCCAATAAGCATCACTCCCAAACTTTGTAGTGTAATAGGCACAGGCTGCAGCGGTATACTTATTTGAGCCGTTAGAAACAAGAGTAAGACGCAAGAGAGAATTTCAACTAATGTTGACTTGTTGATAGATCGTGCTGTAAACATACCACTCCAAAATAAAATATATTTATAGTATTATATTTATGGAATTTCGCAATTTAAATTTACTGTGCTACAATAAATTAATTTATATACCTAAATAAAAATGATAAATAAACAAGATCTATTGGCATTAATGAAAGCAAGACATAGCGGGCGTTTATACGATCCGAATAAAGTAATAAATCAGGCAGAAATCAATATGCTGATAGAAGCAGCAAGGTTTTCTCCTTCATGTTTTGGTGACGAACCTTGGAGGTATGTTATATGTAACAAGCAAAATAACCAAAGTTCATGGGAAAGATTACTGAGTTGTCTTGATGAGTCTAACCAAAAATGGGCAAAAAATGCACAAGTTCTAATTATATCATTAAGTGCTAAAAATTTTCGAAAGCTGGATAAAGGAAAAAATTTCTGGGCTAAGCATGATACTGGCGCAGCAAATTATGCGCTTATGTTGCAGGCTGCATCTATGAACTTAATGGCACATCAAATGGGTGGATTTGATAAGGATAAAATAATAGAAAAATTCAACATACCTGATGATTTTAATGTAATGTCAGTGGTAGCAGTTGGTTACGAAGAAGAGGGTGCTGAAGTTAAGGAAAAGAAAAGAAGGCCAATAGAAGAAATATTTTTTTATGACGAATGGCCGAAGCCCTGAGAAAAATGCATGGCACTGGTAACAACTTTGTTATCATAGACTCACGTTTAACAAACGATTTAGACTGGAACTATAGACAAATTGCTGATCAAAACGGCTGCGATCAGGTGATAATTATGACAAGGTCTGATGTTGCGGACTGTTTCATGCACATCTACAATGCTAACGGTAGCCAAGCTGAAATGTGCGGAAATGCAGCACGTTGCGTTGGATATTTGATAATGTCAGAAAAAAGCACTGAGTATGCAACTATCGAGTTAATAAACGAGCGCATTTTAGAGTGCTTCAAGATGGATGATAGGTCCATAAAGGTCAATATGGGCAAACCACTGTTTAGATGGCATGAAATTCCTCTATCCATTGAATGTAACACTCTTTGCTTACCTATAGAGGTTGGAATGCTAAAAGATCCAGTTGCAGTAAATATTGGCAATCCTCACATAGTCTTTTTTGTTGATAACATAAGCGAGATACCGTTGCAAAACTTAGGACCAAGATTGGAAAATCACATATTGTTTCCCAAGAGAGTGAATGTTAGCATTGCACAAATTGAAAAATCTAGAGAAATAGCTTTAAGAGTTTGGGAAAGAGGTACAGGTATTACTGCTTCATGTGGTAGCGCAGCTTGCGCAGCATTTGTTGCGTCCGTACTTCGTAAGTATTTGGCTACCCAACAAGCTTTGGTGAACTTGCCAGGAGGTAAGTTGTTAATCGAGTGGTCGGATAATATATTTATGACTGGTGAGGTAGGATTTTTATAACTCTAGGCCAGGCACTGATGCATTACTTCCAATACTTTTTTACCAATTACCGCAGGGGTTTCAGCAATTACAATTCCGGCGCTCTGCATAACTTCTAGTTTTGCACCAGCACTGCCACCGCTGGAAGAAATGATCGCTCCGGCATGTCCCATACGTCTTCCTGGAGGTGCTGTTTGACCAGCTACAAATCCCACAATTGGTTTTTTAGTTTTTTCTGTCTTCACAAAATGTGATACATCCTCTTCTTCGTTTCCACCTATTTCACCAATGACTACAATACCATGAGTATCATCATCTTTTAAAAACAGTTCCATACAGTCAACAAACGTCATGCCATGAACGGGATCTCCTCCAATTCCTATGCACGTTGATTGACCAAGGCCAACAGCAGTTGTTTGTGCTACTGCTTCATAAGTCAAAGTTCCAGAACGTGACATAATTCCTATATGTCCGCGCTTGTGAATATGCCCTGGCATAATTCCTATTTTACATTCTTCAGGTGTGATAACTCCCGGACAGTTTGGACCAATTAATCGACTTTTTGAACCTATGAGTGCACGTTTAACTTTCACCATATCAAGTATAGGAATGCCCTCTGTAATACAAACTATCAACTCTATTTTTGCGTCTATTGCTTCGAGTATTGCATCAGCAGCAAACTTAGCAGGTACATATATCACCGTGGCATTCGCATCAGTTTTTTCTTTAGCTTCTGCTACAGTATTAAAGACCGGTAAATTAAGGTGAGAGCTTCCGCCCTTGCCAGGAGTTACACCACCAACCATTTTTGTTCCGTAGCTAATTGCTTGCTCTGAGTGGAATGTACCCTGCGCGCCAGTAAGACCCTGGCATATTAATCTTGTATCTTTGCTTACTAAAATGGACATGCTTTATTTTACCTCTTTTACTATTTTCTGTGCAGCTTCATCAAGTTCATCTGCAGCAATAATATTTAATCCTGACTCTTCTAAGATTCTCTTTCCTTCCTCAAAATTAGTACCTGATAACCTAACTACTAAAGGGACTTTTATACTCATTTCTTTTGCAGCCTCAACGATACCACTTGCAATGATATCGCAGCGCATTATACCACCAAATATGTTAACTAAAATCCCCTTTACGTTACGATCAGACAATATAATCTTAAACGCTTCAGTAACAGTCTCTTTACTTGCTCCACCGCCAACATCCAAAAAGTTAGCAGGTTCTGCTCCGTAGTATTTTATTATATCCATTGTTGCCATAGCAAGACCCGCACCGTTTACCATGCAACCAATGCTACCATCCATTTTTATATAACTGAGCCCATGCTTTGAGGCTTCTATTTCTTCCTTTACTTCTTCGTCATAATCGCGGAGTTCTACAATTTCCGGATGACGGTATAGAGCGTTGTCGTCAAAATTAATTTTAGCATCAAGCGCAATAAAATCTCCAGAATTTGTTTCAACCAGTGGGTTAATCTCAATTTGACTTGCATCCGTTGCAATAAATGCATCATATATATTCTTTGCAACATTTACTATTTTTTCTATTTGTTCTGGGCTCAAATTAAAACTGTTGCTTAACTTGCTGCTATCAAAACTGGTAAAACCAGCATCAGGATCAACACTGAGCTTTACAATTTTTGCAGGAAAATTTTTTGCAACTTCCTCAATATCCATTCCACCTTCTGAAGAAAATATGAATGTTGGCCTGCTGAGCTTGGGATCAACTACTAAACTTAAATAATACTCTTTCTTAATATTTGAACCCTCTTCAATGTATACTCTTCTTACTTGCTGCCCACTTGGTCCTGTTTGGTGAGTTACTAAAGTCATACCTAGCATATTCTTTGCAAGTTGCTGAGCTTCTTCAGTTGACTTTGCCAGCTTTACACCACCAGCTTTGCCTCTTCCGCCTGCATGAATCTGAGCTTTAACCACAAATACATCAGACTTCAGTTGATTTATTTGAGTTTCTACTCCTTCTGCAGATGTAGTAACAAAACCTCTTGGTACTGGAACATTGAATTTGTGTAAAATCTCTTTTGCTTGATATTCGTGAATATTCATAAAACAACCAATATTAAAAATTACCAACCATAACGCTGTCTTCTACTCTCTTGCTGGCGCTTCTTTTTTTTAGCTTCAGCTTTCTTTTTAGCCCTTTTTTCTGATTTCTTTTCATGGTACTGCTTTTTCATTTTTACCCCTCTTCCTTCTTTTTGAATTGTTTTTTTCAATACTGGAAAAGCTCTATCTACATCACCATAATGAACCGATACTTCAATCAAACTCTATACCTCCTTCGGTAATTATCTCAAAAATCTACTTATAAATTAGAAAATTAACATTGTCAATTATTTTATAAACTCAAGCGCTAAGTTACAATATGACTGAAATGCTAAACTTTGGCTGTTCAAAGTACCAAAATCTTTCAATTTGCTATGTGATAAAGCCACTTCACGCTCTGGATAATAGCACTGTATCAGTTGAAATTTTCATTGCTAACAGTACTTTTTTCTTGATGACTTTGTTGCTTATACATAGCTTCAAAATCTATAGGATCCAGCATGAGCGGAGGAAAACCACCACTGCTTGTAACTCTTGCAATTATTTCTCTTGCAAAAGGGAAAAGAAAAGTAGGTCCACCAATAAATAAAGCCTGCCTTATCTCTTCTGCATTTAGCTCTGCAGAGTTTTCTATTGAAAAAATACCACAATATTTCGTTTCGCAAATGAAAGCAATGCCATCTTTTATGTTCTCATCTTTTACCGTTGCTTTGGCTTCTATATGCAAAGTAATTTCATGGAAAGATTTTCCTTCATCATTGTCTTCTTTATCTTCGGTTCCTTCCAGTTTTACTGAGTTAATATTAACCATTACATTAATACTGGGAGCTTCTTTTGAAGAAAGAAATGGTGAATTCGGATTTTCGAACGATAGGTCTTTAACATATTGACCATGGATTTTCATTTTTTGCTGTGACATTTGGTACGTCTCCATAATTAAGTTGAAGTATTTAACACTTTCTTTTACAATATAACTACTTATAAATGAATAGCAAACCTAAATTATAGATTGGTATAGGATAGGCCATTTTCATTAATAATTAATAATGTTCAGATACTTTATATGCTAAGGAGTTGAGTTACTATGATAGAGCTTGTGATATACGCTTTATTGGCGGCATTCGTTTTCTCACGGTTATACAATTCTTTAGGAAGATCACCGAACCTAAATTTAAGAAAACTGACCAGTGTACTTGATACAAGCCAAAGCAATGAAGATGTAGTAGAAAACATTGAGGATTACATCGATGGCAACGACAAAAATTCAATAAAAGCTACTTACGAGCAAATATTACAAAAAAATAAAGATTTCTCCATTTCCCATTTCATGGAAGGCTCAAGTATAGCTTTCGAGTTAATAATAAAGTACTTTAACCAAGGAAATCTGTCACAGTTAAAACCTCTCTTGGATAAAGACTTGTATAACAACTTTGTAGAGAAAATAAGGCACCGTAAGGAGGTACATGAATCTATAATTGTTTCTATTGTTTCACAAAAGATTTTAGAAATAAAACTAGTGAAAAATGTAGTGTTTATTGCAGTATATTTCCTTTCAGAGCAAATTAACTTTGTTAAAAACGATAAGGGAGATATTATATCAGGCAGCACATCCACAATCAATAAAGTTGAGGACATGTGGCAATTCAAAAAAAATATTACCTCATCAAATCCAAGCTGGTTGCTTACTTCTATAAACTATAAAAAGGTAGATGATGGCAAAATGAGCGTAAAATATGAATAGCTCTGTTTAATATGGAAAATAAATTACGCGAAATAGCACTTGATACTGAAACTACTGGTCTCGATGTCGGATCTGGTCACCGGATTATTGAAATAGGGTGTGTGGAATTGATTAACCGCATTCCAACAGGCAAAGTGTTTCATCGGTACCTCAATCCAGAAAGGGGTATACCTTATCACTCATTTAAGATTCACGGCATTAGTGAAGAATTTTTAGAAGATAAACCATTATTTTCAGACGTTGCTCTTGAATTTCTTGACTTTATATCTAACGATATTTTGATAATTCATAATGCTGAATTTGATGTTAAGTTTCTTAATATGGAATTGGGCAAATTGGGTGCTGGGTTAATCTCTTCAGACAGAGTGTTGGACACATTACCACTTGCGAGAAAAAAGTTTGCGGGGTCGCCTGCATCTTTAAGTGCATTATGTAAGCGTTTTGATATATCGCTAGAGGGTAGAGAACTGCACGGAGCGCTAGTTGATGCGCAGTTACTTGCAAAAGTTTATGTTGAGCTCACAGGAGGATTACAAACTTTCCTGTTTGATAATCAGTGTGAACAGGATAATAACTCCGCATTTATTCAGTACAAAGTACGTAACTTAGCCTGTAGGGGACACTCACCAAGCAATGAAGAGGTTAATGAGCATAGAAAACTCCTGGATAAAATTAATAATCCACTTTGGAAGAAATTGATTGAATGGGTTAACAAATGAAGATAAAATTTAATTTTACTAGGTGCTCTCTAAAATGCTGAAGTTTGTAAGGTTATTGTCTAGTGTAATAATAACATTAGCAGCAATTTTTCTTGGGTATTGTTATTTTAGTAAAAAAGGCATATTTGCTCCAGCAGTAGTTCACAATGCGGAGGTTAAAATAGGAGGAGATTTTGTTCTGACTAACCAAGATAATCAGATCATACACAGTAATGATTTTAAAGATAAGTATATGATGATTTTCTTTGGGTTTTCTTCATGCAAAAAGATTTGTCCTATGAATCTTGGTATAATTTCAGAAACACTTGCAAAGCTAGATGAAAAAACCAGTGAGAGGCTACAAACATTTTTCATAACGGTTGATCCTGAACGCGATAGCACGGAAAAACTCAAAGAATTTCAGCAGCAATTTGACCATAGAATACAAATGTTAACTGGTGAAAGAGAGAAAATTGATGAAGTAATTGCAAATTATAAAGTAT contains:
- the dnaQ gene encoding DNA polymerase III subunit epsilon, with translation MENKLREIALDTETTGLDVGSGHRIIEIGCVELINRIPTGKVFHRYLNPERGIPYHSFKIHGISEEFLEDKPLFSDVALEFLDFISNDILIIHNAEFDVKFLNMELGKLGAGLISSDRVLDTLPLARKKFAGSPASLSALCKRFDISLEGRELHGALVDAQLLAKVYVELTGGLQTFLFDNQCEQDNNSAFIQYKVRNLACRGHSPSNEEVNEHRKLLDKINNPLWKKLIEWVNK
- a CDS encoding SCO family protein; protein product: MLKFVRLLSSVIITLAAIFLGYCYFSKKGIFAPAVVHNAEVKIGGDFVLTNQDNQIIHSNDFKDKYMMIFFGFSSCKKICPMNLGIISETLAKLDEKTSERLQTFFITVDPERDSTEKLKEFQQQFDHRIQMLTGEREKIDEVIANYKVYASKVGGEEEINHSSIIYLIGPGGKYITHFAADLNSDESQSDKIATEIKKYLNGL